The following proteins are co-located in the Apium graveolens cultivar Ventura chromosome 5, ASM990537v1, whole genome shotgun sequence genome:
- the LOC141661447 gene encoding aquaporin NIP6-1 produces MDSEDVVSAPSTPVTPGTPGAPLFGGFKQTRYNSARRSLLKSCTCLSVEAWNIEEGALPPVSCSLPVPPISLARKVGAEFIGTFILIFAGTATAIVNQKTQGSETLLGLAASTGLAVMIVILSTGHISGAHLNPAVTIAFAALKHFPWKHVAVYIGTQVSASLCAAFALQSIFHPINGGGVTVPSGGYSQAFALEFIITFNLMFVVTAVATDTRAIGELAGIAVGATVMLNILIAGGATGASMNPVRTLGPAIAANNYKGIWIYFTAPILGALAGAGTYSIVKLPDEELKNPSPTEHSFRK; encoded by the exons ATGGACTCTGAAGATGTTGTTTCAGCTCCATCAACACCTGTAACACCAGGGACTCCCGGTGCTCCTCTCTTTGGCGGATTCAAACAAACGAGATATAATAGTGCAAGAAGATCCCTGTTGAAAAGCTGCACTTGTTTGAGTGTTGAAGCATGGAATATAGAGGAGGGTGCATTGCCTCCTGTCTCGTGTTCATTGCCTGTTCCTCCCATCTCTCTCGCAAGAAAG GTTGGAGCTGAGTTCATAGGCACCTTTATACTGATCTTTGCTGGAACTGCGACAGCCATAGTGAACCAAAAGACACAAGGCTCTGAAACACTACTAGGCCTTGCTGCTTCTACTGGACTTGCTGTTATGATTGTCATTTTGTCGACAGGCCATATATCTGGAGCTCATCTTAATCCAGCTGTCACCATTGCTTTTGCTGCTCTCAAGCATTTCCCGTGGAAGCAT GTAGCAGTGTATATCGGAACACAAGTGAGTGCTTCACTGTGTGCTGCCTTTGCACTCCAGTCGATATTTCACCCCATAAATGGTGGAGGAGTAACTGTTCCATCAGGGGGATACAGCCAAGCTTTCGCTTTAGAATTCATCATTACTTTCAACCTCATGTTTGTTGTCACTGCAGTGGCCACTGATACCAGAGCT ATTGGCGAGCTAGCTGGAATTGCTGTCGGAGCCACTGTCATGCTCAATATACTGATAGCAGG AGGAGCAACAGGAGCATCAATGAATCCGGTGAGAACTTTGGGACCAGCAATTGCTGCAAACAACTACAAAGGCATATGGATCTACTTCACGGCTCCCATTCTAGGTGCACTAGCAGGAGCAGGAACTTACTCTATCGTAAAGCTGCCTGACGAAGAGCTAAAAAATCCATCACCAACAGAGCACAGCTTCAGAAAGTGA
- the LOC141661944 gene encoding stromal cell-derived factor 2-like protein has translation MALSFFGLATFLFLSLDSDGGFNSPAYAAVSEGVEITYGSVIKLMHEKTRFRLHSHDVPYGSGSGQQSVTGFPNVDDSNSYWIVKRIPESSAKQGEEIKSGTIIRLQHMKTRKWLHSHLHMSPISGNLEVSCFGDDNNSDTGDYWRLEIEGSGKSWKQDQKVRLRHVDTGGYLHSHNKKFSRIAGGQQEVCGVQEKRPDNIWLASEGVYLPVSASK, from the exons ATGGCTTTGTCTTTCTTTGGCCTTGCTACTTTTTTGTTTCTCTCTTTAGATTCTGATGGAGGTTTTAATTCTCCGGCTTACGCTGCGGTTTCCGAAGGCGTTGAG ATTACGTACGGATCTGTCATAAAATTGATGCATGAGAAGACAAGATTCCGACTGCACTCACATGATGTGCCATATGGTTCCGGCAGTGGGCAGCAGTCAGTTACTGGTTTTCCAAATGTTGATGACTCCAACAGCTATTGG ATTGTTAAGCGTATTCCAGAGTCATCTGCAAAACAAGGAGAGGAAATTAAAAGTGGAACTATCATCAGGTTACAACATATGAAGACCCGAAAATGGCTTCATAGTCACTTACACATGTCCCCTATCTCGGGAAATTTGGAG GTAAGTTGTTTTGGAGATGATAACAATTCTGACACTGGCGATTATTGGAG ACTTGAAATTGAGGGAAGTGGAAAAAGCTGGAAGCAAGATCAAAAGGTCAGGCTTCGTCACGTGGACACTGGAGGCTACCTGCACAGCCATAATAAGAAATTCAGCCGTATTGCTGGGGGGCAGCAAGAG GTTTGTGGTGTACAAGAAAAACGTCCTGATAACATCTGGTTGGCATCAGAGGGGGTCTACCTCCCAGTTTCTGCAAGCAAGTAA